The following coding sequences lie in one Leptospira neocaledonica genomic window:
- a CDS encoding MFS transporter, with the protein MILFYYLSSILGLLAGNMFNYTAIILSQSISDSDTFSGWVFFFVCFPLLFLSFTAGRLLDKYSRKWLLAAAQISMALGSGFAALSLHLGWISPGKPYLLLVSSVLSGIGLSFVMPGRFAILGDLLEHSKIGKHSVWLNTLVLFGYGLAPLVAGYFKEYFSFKYVFMSIGSAYVLSVFFLVLIPVQMRERNQTSSGPGISELIAYLKNSPLVSQFLLLMGAVVLLVGPVQVLLPKYVKEIMGLGESMRGALLSSLGIGLVIGGGVTFLLHGLKKKGHILFGSALFSCLLFSLIPFLAESLVLTVICFFVFGFMTGVIITLIPAGIQQNTENHIRGRILSLYSLVFLLVPAFSGILSGFFSDRIGIPPTFVWSGFLEMGVLIYLSWRMDQVRNHY; encoded by the coding sequence GTGATTCTTTTCTATTATCTCTCTTCTATCCTGGGTCTACTTGCGGGAAATATGTTCAATTATACCGCCATTATTCTTTCCCAAAGTATTTCCGATTCGGATACATTTTCCGGCTGGGTTTTCTTCTTTGTATGTTTTCCTCTGTTATTTTTAAGTTTCACCGCAGGAAGATTACTGGATAAATATTCTAGAAAATGGCTTCTGGCTGCAGCTCAGATTTCCATGGCTTTAGGTTCTGGATTTGCCGCTTTATCGTTACATTTAGGGTGGATCTCTCCCGGAAAACCGTACCTTCTTCTTGTGTCTTCCGTTCTTTCCGGGATAGGACTTTCCTTTGTAATGCCAGGAAGATTTGCGATCTTGGGAGATCTATTAGAACATTCTAAAATAGGAAAACATAGCGTTTGGCTGAACACTCTTGTACTTTTCGGTTATGGCCTCGCTCCATTGGTTGCCGGATATTTTAAGGAATACTTCTCCTTTAAATATGTTTTTATGAGTATAGGTTCTGCCTATGTACTAAGCGTTTTCTTTTTGGTTTTAATTCCGGTGCAGATGAGAGAAAGAAACCAAACTTCTTCAGGGCCTGGGATCTCCGAGTTGATCGCCTATCTAAAAAATTCGCCGTTGGTATCTCAGTTCCTTTTGCTTATGGGTGCAGTGGTTCTTTTAGTCGGTCCTGTCCAGGTCCTTCTTCCTAAATATGTCAAAGAAATCATGGGATTAGGTGAGTCGATGAGAGGAGCCTTACTTTCTTCTCTTGGGATCGGACTTGTGATCGGAGGAGGAGTTACATTTCTTCTTCATGGCTTAAAGAAGAAGGGGCATATTCTTTTCGGATCTGCACTCTTCAGTTGTTTGCTATTTTCTTTGATCCCCTTTCTCGCGGAAAGTCTGGTGCTAACTGTGATTTGTTTTTTCGTGTTCGGATTTATGACAGGTGTGATCATCACTCTCATTCCTGCAGGCATCCAACAAAATACTGAAAATCATATCAGAGGAAGGATACTTTCTCTCTATAGTCTGGTCTTTCTATTAGTGCCTGCATTCTCCGGAATTTTATCCGGATTTTTCTCCGATCGGATCGGAATTCCTCCCACATTCGTTTGGTCCGGGTTTTTGGAAATGGGAGTGTTGATTTATCTCAGTTGGAGAATGGATCAGGTAAGGAATCACTATTAA
- a CDS encoding tetratricopeptide repeat protein — translation MVTESLKQTLKLYDEGLALYKNRKFKEAWELFKKAVEITPNDGPSKKYIGRCEAFIANPPPEDWDGVFEMKTK, via the coding sequence ATGGTCACCGAGTCTCTGAAACAAACTCTGAAATTGTACGACGAAGGTCTCGCACTGTACAAGAATAGAAAGTTCAAGGAAGCTTGGGAGCTATTCAAAAAAGCTGTCGAGATCACTCCGAACGACGGGCCTTCTAAAAAATATATAGGACGCTGCGAAGCATTTATCGCGAATCCTCCTCCAGAAGATTGGGATGGGGTTTTCGAGATGAAAACGAAATAA
- the acpS gene encoding holo-ACP synthase codes for MKITVGNDIVENSRIRGLLDKHGERFLKRVFSETEIAYCSGRKDPVPHLSGRFCVKEAFIKAIEPGHKVILDMREIELFGKEFGKKELVLHGKSKELFLEKGYSGVSVSISHAENYSTAVVVLYKE; via the coding sequence ATGAAGATCACCGTAGGGAATGATATAGTAGAAAATTCCAGGATCAGAGGTTTGCTCGATAAACATGGAGAAAGATTTCTGAAAAGAGTATTTTCAGAAACTGAGATTGCGTATTGCTCCGGGAGAAAAGATCCTGTCCCTCATCTGAGCGGAAGATTTTGTGTAAAAGAAGCGTTTATCAAGGCGATAGAACCCGGGCATAAAGTGATTCTAGATATGAGAGAAATCGAACTTTTCGGGAAAGAATTCGGAAAAAAAGAATTGGTACTTCACGGAAAATCGAAAGAATTGTTCCTCGAGAAAGGCTATAGCGGTGTTTCCGTGTCCATCAGCCATGCGGAAAATTATTCCACTGCAGTTGTCGTTCTCTATAAGGAGTGA
- the dapA gene encoding 4-hydroxy-tetrahydrodipicolinate synthase encodes MFQGVFTAIITPFRNGKIDYESYFSLLDKQIQARVSGVVPCGTTGESPTLSHEEHAELIRETVKHVKKRILVVAGTGSNSTREAVELTEVACKDGVDGILQVNPYYNKPTQEGLYLHFKEIADHSSVPVMLYNIPGRTSVNLLPETVLRLSEHPKIRSMKEATGDLGQMSKLISLVGDKMTVLSGDDNLTLPLLSLGGKGVVSVISNLFPESLVKLVESFQKGDIGTAQKIHYDFLELFALAFIETNPIPIKAVMSWNGFCSSEIRLPMTSLSAGPGADRLKKTVSDLLAKGYK; translated from the coding sequence ATGTTTCAAGGCGTATTTACTGCCATTATTACCCCATTCCGAAATGGGAAAATAGACTATGAGTCCTATTTTTCTCTTTTGGACAAACAAATCCAAGCAAGGGTAAGCGGAGTGGTGCCCTGCGGTACCACAGGCGAATCTCCTACACTTTCCCATGAAGAACACGCGGAATTGATCCGTGAAACCGTGAAACATGTAAAAAAGCGGATCTTAGTCGTGGCAGGAACCGGCTCCAACTCTACTAGAGAAGCCGTGGAATTAACCGAGGTCGCTTGCAAGGATGGAGTGGATGGGATACTCCAAGTCAATCCGTATTATAATAAGCCTACCCAAGAGGGTTTGTATCTTCACTTCAAAGAGATCGCGGATCATTCTTCCGTGCCTGTGATGTTGTACAATATTCCAGGAAGAACTTCCGTGAACTTATTACCGGAAACTGTTCTTCGTCTTTCTGAACATCCTAAGATCAGATCTATGAAAGAAGCTACGGGAGATTTAGGACAAATGTCCAAATTGATCTCTCTTGTAGGAGACAAGATGACCGTTCTTTCCGGAGATGATAACCTGACACTTCCACTTCTTTCCTTAGGCGGAAAAGGTGTAGTATCCGTAATCTCGAATCTATTCCCGGAAAGTTTAGTGAAACTTGTGGAATCTTTTCAAAAAGGGGATATCGGAACTGCTCAAAAGATCCATTATGATTTCTTGGAACTATTCGCTTTGGCGTTTATAGAAACCAATCCGATCCCGATCAAAGCCGTGATGAGTTGGAACGGATTCTGCTCCAGTGAAATACGTCTTCCTATGACTTCTTTGAGTGCAGGTCCAGGAGCGGATCGTTTGAAAAAAACGGTTTCCGATCTCTTAGCAAAAGGTTATAAATAA
- a CDS encoding HEAT repeat domain-containing protein: MIFMKFKVYSVSMIFNLLIPTIICGAVVFSLTLGCFGPPRPDLLPEIQEEEIPSLEQLVSDLKSQNPRMRSQAILELASRNERKFIPLAREWMRSSEDITRGPAILALGIWKDKSSLSEILNFLDPKSGVDLGTILESIARMEDPQAGNRVASLLNHEDASIRLLAVDTLVRINARQSGKIILASAKSNKDSDKAKTFAMALGKLNIPESEEYLVDLASHSEPGPTLAATYLALGKVQSKKSVPLLVKALQADFDKGRENSSIALIEIKDPKTLSLVLPILEDRDREIRYRAADVLIGVTDPSFSPRILEVLIKGKVLAKAPASHVLGRIKFYKAREEIEKTLLDPNIPDREIIAQSLGYLGDKKSIPVLAKVLKEDQTEAKYGAVWALGAIGSEEVLPYVEEACTSKDQKLAKIASESLGMIASPKSLSLLDKKTEDFPDLAPITLSAITSIQGEESRKILEKYAESENINLHQVAVSQLGAKKDPASVPTLIKLLQENTPSRNRKLIISALKSITGLKFTSKNEWVNWYILNFSKKHP; this comes from the coding sequence ATAATATTTATGAAGTTCAAAGTATATTCTGTTTCTATGATATTTAATTTATTAATCCCGACCATAATTTGCGGCGCTGTCGTATTTAGTTTAACTTTAGGATGTTTCGGTCCTCCTCGTCCAGATCTTTTGCCCGAAATCCAGGAAGAAGAAATACCTAGTTTAGAACAATTAGTATCCGATCTGAAAAGCCAAAATCCAAGAATGAGATCCCAAGCGATTTTGGAATTAGCATCAAGAAACGAAAGGAAGTTTATTCCCTTGGCTCGAGAATGGATGAGATCTTCAGAAGATATCACAAGAGGTCCAGCAATCCTGGCATTAGGAATTTGGAAGGATAAATCTTCTCTTTCTGAAATATTAAACTTTTTAGATCCTAAATCAGGTGTCGATCTAGGAACTATTTTGGAATCCATTGCAAGAATGGAAGATCCCCAGGCTGGTAACCGTGTAGCTTCCCTTTTAAACCATGAAGATGCAAGCATCCGATTATTGGCAGTAGACACCTTGGTCCGTATCAATGCGAGGCAATCGGGAAAAATCATTTTAGCTTCTGCTAAATCTAATAAGGATTCCGACAAAGCCAAAACATTTGCAATGGCTTTAGGAAAATTAAATATTCCCGAATCAGAAGAGTATCTTGTAGATCTTGCATCCCATTCAGAGCCCGGTCCTACTTTGGCGGCAACGTATCTCGCCTTAGGAAAGGTTCAAAGTAAAAAATCTGTTCCACTTTTAGTAAAAGCTTTACAGGCGGATTTTGATAAGGGAAGGGAAAACTCTTCTATTGCTCTTATAGAGATTAAGGATCCAAAAACTTTATCTTTAGTCCTTCCTATTTTAGAAGACCGAGACAGAGAGATCAGATACAGGGCAGCTGATGTTCTGATCGGGGTGACAGATCCTAGTTTTTCTCCTCGTATTTTAGAAGTTTTGATCAAGGGTAAAGTTTTAGCAAAAGCCCCTGCATCCCATGTTTTAGGTCGTATTAAATTTTACAAGGCAAGAGAAGAGATAGAAAAGACATTATTAGATCCTAATATTCCAGATAGGGAAATTATCGCTCAATCCTTAGGTTATCTAGGAGATAAAAAAAGTATTCCGGTTCTTGCTAAAGTCCTAAAAGAAGATCAAACTGAGGCAAAATATGGAGCCGTCTGGGCGTTGGGTGCAATAGGCTCGGAAGAAGTCCTTCCTTATGTCGAAGAAGCTTGTACGTCTAAGGACCAAAAACTTGCAAAGATCGCTTCCGAAAGTTTAGGGATGATCGCTTCTCCCAAATCATTATCTCTTTTAGATAAGAAAACGGAAGATTTTCCCGATTTAGCTCCAATCACTCTGTCCGCAATCACCTCTATTCAAGGAGAGGAATCCCGTAAAATTTTGGAAAAATATGCAGAAAGTGAGAATATAAATCTTCACCAAGTTGCCGTTTCTCAATTGGGAGCTAAAAAGGATCCTGCGAGTGTGCCGACCTTAATCAAGTTATTGCAAGAAAATACACCTTCTCGAAATAGAAAGTTGATCATTTCCGCATTAAAATCGATCACTGGTTTAAAATTTACTTCCAAAAACGAATGGGTTAACTGGTATATATTAAATTTTTCTAAAAAACATCCGTAA
- the cdaA gene encoding diadenylate cyclase CdaA, which produces MDFLKNISLFQSDKFGIVMILDILIVSFLIYQFYSTIRRTRGVQLLLGIGLIWVLGIFAQTLNFELLDWIIDNIRPALVFAIIVLLQPELRKITGDMARLRLFRPFLLKTATDLDEIVEASKIMAKNKTGSLIAIVREHSLKDIAEQAVQLDAILSTSLLLTIFKKNTALHDGAVIIEQNRIACAGAFLPMATNLDDARMGARHRAALGIAEESDAVIVVTSEETGEISVCHDGEMIHPVKPIELKNLLNTILHEKKAGPGNPNADKRLESEEAGESND; this is translated from the coding sequence ATGGATTTTTTAAAAAACATCAGTTTATTCCAAAGTGATAAGTTCGGGATCGTGATGATCTTGGATATCCTGATCGTTAGTTTTTTAATTTATCAATTTTATTCCACCATCCGTAGAACAAGAGGGGTTCAACTTCTTTTGGGCATCGGTTTGATCTGGGTGCTCGGGATCTTTGCCCAAACTTTGAATTTTGAACTTTTGGATTGGATCATAGATAATATTCGTCCTGCTCTTGTGTTCGCGATCATAGTTCTTTTGCAGCCGGAACTCCGTAAGATCACAGGTGATATGGCTAGGCTCCGATTATTCCGTCCTTTCCTTTTAAAAACTGCCACCGACCTGGATGAGATTGTAGAAGCATCCAAGATCATGGCTAAAAACAAAACCGGGTCTTTGATTGCGATCGTACGGGAACATAGTCTCAAAGATATCGCCGAACAAGCGGTTCAATTGGATGCAATTCTTTCTACGAGCCTTCTTCTTACCATATTCAAAAAGAATACCGCACTTCATGACGGCGCAGTCATCATTGAGCAGAACCGAATCGCATGTGCGGGCGCATTCTTACCGATGGCCACAAATTTGGACGATGCTCGTATGGGAGCAAGACATAGGGCGGCACTCGGAATTGCGGAAGAATCCGACGCAGTCATCGTAGTAACTTCCGAAGAAACCGGAGAAATTTCAGTCTGTCATGACGGGGAGATGATCCATCCGGTTAAACCGATCGAATTAAAAAATCTTTTGAATACAATCCTTCACGAAAAGAAAGCAGGACCTGGAAATCCGAACGCTGATAAAAGATTAGAATCGGAAGAAGCGGGGGAGTCGAATGATTAA
- a CDS encoding bactofilin family protein has product MSKKAATASKPSRTVTEFGTISTVLGRETHFSGILNFKKPLEISGEFQGEIESEGFLLVSEGAKVRANIKAGTVIVGGEITGNVIATQRLEMLPSGKVNGNIKTAKLQIADGVIFEGNCEMILPNKD; this is encoded by the coding sequence ATGTCAAAAAAAGCCGCAACCGCATCTAAACCCAGCCGCACTGTAACCGAATTCGGGACTATCTCCACTGTTTTAGGAAGAGAAACCCATTTTTCAGGGATCTTGAATTTCAAAAAACCCTTAGAAATTTCAGGCGAATTCCAAGGAGAAATAGAATCCGAAGGATTTCTACTAGTCAGTGAGGGAGCCAAGGTCAGAGCCAATATTAAGGCAGGAACTGTAATCGTTGGAGGAGAGATCACAGGCAACGTGATTGCCACCCAAAGATTAGAAATGCTACCGAGCGGAAAGGTAAATGGAAACATCAAAACCGCCAAGCTGCAGATTGCGGACGGAGTGATCTTCGAAGGTAACTGCGAGATGATCCTACCTAATAAGGATTGA
- the dapB gene encoding 4-hydroxy-tetrahydrodipicolinate reductase: protein MARKNRVAVIGASGRMGKAIIQVLSQSKVSELSAAVVGKGSVYLGLDSGLHSGLKQNEILFSDDLSKSISESDTVIDFSIREVLSDVLSTCKELKKPVVVGTTGLTETHKELLKETSKSIPIVYSPNMSIGVNLLFKLTEIAAKVMGDLADIEIQDIHHRHKKDAPSGTAEKLKVILLETLSRTESNIVHGRHGILPERDPKEIAIHTLRAGEVIGDHTVYFFTPEERVEISHKAQDRKTFAVGSVKAAEFLVGREKGLYDMFSVLGL from the coding sequence TTGGCCCGCAAGAATCGTGTCGCAGTCATTGGTGCATCTGGAAGAATGGGGAAGGCTATTATCCAAGTCCTTTCCCAATCTAAAGTTTCGGAACTTTCCGCTGCGGTAGTTGGTAAAGGTTCCGTTTATCTAGGTTTGGATTCCGGTTTACATTCTGGACTCAAACAAAATGAAATTTTGTTTTCGGACGATCTTTCTAAATCCATTTCCGAATCTGATACTGTAATCGATTTTTCTATTAGAGAAGTTTTATCGGATGTTCTATCTACCTGCAAAGAATTAAAAAAACCTGTCGTAGTCGGTACAACTGGTCTTACGGAAACTCATAAGGAATTATTAAAAGAAACTTCTAAAAGTATTCCGATCGTGTATTCTCCTAATATGTCCATCGGGGTGAATCTTCTTTTTAAACTAACCGAGATCGCCGCAAAAGTAATGGGAGATCTTGCGGATATCGAGATCCAAGATATTCATCATCGTCATAAAAAAGATGCTCCTTCCGGAACTGCAGAAAAACTAAAAGTAATCCTTTTAGAAACTCTATCCAGGACAGAGTCAAATATTGTACATGGTCGCCATGGAATTCTTCCCGAAAGAGATCCTAAAGAAATCGCCATCCATACTCTTAGAGCGGGAGAAGTGATCGGAGATCATACTGTTTATTTTTTCACTCCGGAAGAAAGGGTGGAAATTTCTCATAAGGCTCAAGATCGAAAAACATTTGCAGTTGGTTCCGTAAAAGCCGCCGAATTTCTAGTCGGAAGAGAAAAAGGCCTCTATGATATGTTTTCCGTATTAGGATTATAA